TAGAAGATGTACATCGAGCAGGTGGGATTATGGCTATATTGGCTGAACTCAACCGTGCCGGAAAATTACATACTGATGTGCCAACGATCCATGCAACAACCATGGGGGAAGCATTAAAAGAGTGGGATATCATGGGGCATGTATCAGAGGCAGTACAAACCTTTTATAAAGCTGGACCTGCTGGCATCCCAAGTCAAGTTGCTTTTAGTCAAAATACTCGCTGGCCTGTTCTTGATACCGATCGTGCTCAAGGATGTATCCGTTCTGTTGAGCATGCTTTTAGTAGTGAAGGGGGATTGGCGGTATTAAGTGGCAATATTGCTCTTGATGGCTGTGTAGTAAAAACCGCTGGTGTTGATGACAGTTTGCTCGTATTTGAAGGCCCTGCACATGTTGTGGAATCGCAAGAAGAGGCAGTTGAAAATATTTTAAATGATAAAGTGAAAGCAGGTGATGTTGTGGTGGTTCGTTATGAAGGACCCAAGGGTGGGCCTGGCATGCAAGAGATGCTTTACCCAACAAGTTATATAAAATCAAAAGGATTAGGTAAAGCCTGCGCATTACTTACCGACGGACGTTTTTCCGGAGGTACATCAGGATTGTCTATTGGACATTGTTCCCCTGAGGCAGCCGCAGGTGGAGCAATTGGTTTGGTTAGAAATGGCGATCGAATTCGTATCGATATCCCTCAGCGTAGTATTCATGTTTTAGTAAGTGATGATGAATTAAACCAACGCCGTATTGAACAAAATCAGTTGGGATGGAAGCCAGTGAAACCTAGACCTCGTAAAGTCTCTACTGCTCTCAAAGTGTATGCCAAATTTGCGACTTCTGCTGATAAGGGTGCGGTACGTGATACCTCAGACTTTGAAGATTAGTGTCTCAGGGATAGTGGAAAAGGTTGCGATTAAGATCCAGAAAATGACGAAAACCTTTGGCGGGGTGGAAACCGTAGCTGGAACTGCTCACTTGAGCACGACACAACTTTACCGCACCTTGTCACCAGAAGGGAATCCTGTACTTAGCAGCCTGTCTGCCATTCTCAAAGCAATGGGCCTGCGCCTAGCGGTGCAGTCTGACCAAACACCGCAAGCACACGCCTAAACCTCAGGTTACAGACCTTATTCCTTGCGATGATAAGTATCCGTTTAAACGAATCTGAAAATTTCGTGGATTAAGGCTTATGACGATATTGTCAACTTAACGGTGATCATTACCTATTTGGTGATTGATGAGTATTGTGTTGAATCTTATTCAATTAACCTTCCTGCTCGAATACGTACTGGCCAACTAATTGAGTATTGTACTGATGGGTCAATCCAAAGCTCTGTGAGTTCTTGAAAAAAGTGGTGGAGCCCATTGTGTTGGTGAAGACGGGCCTGTTTACAGGCTGACCAAGTTAAAATATAGCCAATTAATTGGTTCAAATCCCATTGTAGAGTCATCGTAAAGTAGGGCGTTTTAACTTCATTGAAGGGGAAGGGAATAGTTTGATACCCTTCAGCAACAAGCTTTCTTTGTGCTGGCCAATAGGAAGACATGTCATGATAATAAAAGTCTTTAACACGTTGATTGATCTCGGACGAATTAATTTCTAGTACACCATAACTGATGAGTGCAATCACCGCTTCAGGTTTTAGTACACGCTTAACCTCTTTGTAAAAGACATCTAAATCAAACCAATGAGCCGCTTGAGCTGCACTGATTAAATCCACGGATTGATTCTTAAGGGGTAATTGTTCCGCTCGGGCATTATGATAAAAAATCCCCTTTGTTTTAAAGGCTTCCTGAAGTTGCTCAAAACTGGGGTCAAGACCCAATGTCAGAGCAAAGTATTGTTTTAAGTGCTGGGTAAATTGACCGCTACCGCAACCTACATCCACTGCGACAAATCTTTGTGCAGGGAGGGAGGCTAAATATTGTGCTACTGGCTCTGGGTAATGAGGGCGATAGGCGGCGTAATCTTGGGCTCCTTCGGTAAACCAATTATACATAGGTGTTTTTTAGAAAACTCCGTTAACAGATTGATAATTAATTATAGAATAGAGTAAAAAAATATATAGTAATAAAAAATTAATAAAGTGTTGGGAGGATCCATCATGTACACGCACGGGCTGGAGAAAAACCAAGCGAATTTCGTCCCTTTGTCACCCTTATCCTTTATCGAACGTAGCGCAGAGATTTATCCTCAGCAAGAGGCAATTGTTTATGGTGAGATGAGGCGTACTTGGAGAGAAACCTACCAACGTACAAGAGCGCTGGCCAGCGCCCTAATTGGTTATGGGGTTCAACAGGGAGACACGGTGGCTGCACTGCTGCCTAATATTCCGGCTATGGTGGAAGCTCATTTTGGTGTTCCCATGGCTGGGGCTGTATTAAATACCATTAATACACGACTTGAGCCTGAGACCATCGCTTTTATTTTACAACATGGACAGGCTAAGCTTTTATTTCTAGATCATGAATATGCCAACACAGTAACAGAAGCCTTAGAGATAGCTCAACAAAAGTATGGTTTTGCAAGCGAAAAGCTGATTATTATTGATGTGGCGGACAATGCCTTTACTGGGGATAAGAGAGGTTTAGGAGCCGTTGAATATGAGGATTTTTTAGCCTTAGGAGACCCTCAATTTGATTGGCAACTGCCAGGGGACGAGTGGGATGCTATTTGTTTGAATTATACCTCCGGCACCACCGGTAATCCTAAAGGGGTGGTTTATCACCATCGTGGTGCAGCGCTTAACGCTGTGTCAAATATTTTGGAATGGGATATGCCCAAGCATCCCATCTATCTGTGGACGCTCCCCATGTTTCACTGTAACGGCTGGTGTTTTCCTTGGACCCTGGCTGCGCGGGCTGGAGTGAATGTTTGTTTGCGACGTATAGAGGCCAGTGAGATATTGCGCCTCATGAAAACTGAGAAGGTCACCCACTATTGTGCTGCTCCCATTGTGCACAGTATGCTAATTAATGCAGATTCACGATTAAAAGAGGAATTACCAAATTATATAAAGGCCATGGTAGCCGGCGCTGCGCCACCGGCTTCGATGATTGAAGGGATGGAGGCCATGGGGATAGATTTAACCCATGTATATGGGTTAACAGAAACCTATGGTCCCGCGGCGGTATGTGTTAAGCATCAGCATTGGCAAAGTTTGCCTGTGGGCGAGAGAGCGGCAAAAAACGCCCGGCAGGGAGTGCGTTACCATCTTCAAGAGGCCATTCAAGTACTAGATCCTGTTACCTTAATAGCCGTTCCTCATGATGGGGAGACCATGGGTGAGATTATGTTTCGTGGCAACATTACTATGAAGGGTTATCTTAAAAACCAACAGGTCACACAAGCCTCCTTCGCTGGAGGATGGTTTCATACGGGTGATTTGGCTGTGGTTAATCCTGATGGGTACGTTAAAATTAAAGACCGTAGCAAAGATATTATTATTTCAGGCGGGGAAAATATTTCCTCCATAGAAATTGAGGATGTACTTTATCGCCATCCTGCCGTATTGGCAGCGGCTGTGGTGGCGAAGCCTGATCAAAAGTGGGGGGAGGTACCCTGTGCATTTGTGGAGGTGAAAGCCGGAGTGGGAATCTCCCCTGAGGAGTTAATGCATCATTGCCGTCAGCATCTCGCTGGTTTTAAAGTACCCAAAACCATCATTTTTGATATTATTCCCAAAACCTCAACGGGTAAAATACAAAAGTATGAATTGAGAAAAAAAATAGGTTCACAACAAGCCATTGATGTTTAATAAATTAAAAAAATTTTGTGCTTGAGTGTATTTAGGAGTGCATAGGGCATGTTAAACTTAAAAAGTTAATTAATAAATAAAGTTTAGTTCAAACTCCCTCCATTCATGACTGAGCACGGTACTACTCAAGATATGTTTTTTATGAACCATGCTCTTTATCAAGCGCGGTTAGCGAAAGAACAGGGTGAAGTGCCTGTGGGAGCCGTACTGGTGCGCGATAACACCATCATTACTCAAGGGTACAATCAGCCAATTGCTTTTCACGACCCCAGTGCCCATGCTGAGATTCAAGTTTTACGTCAGGGCGGTGCCCTACTTAAAAATTATCGCCTAATTGATTGCACTTTATATGTGACCTTAGAGCCTTGCAGCATGTGTGCAGGAGCTATTCTTCAAGCTCGTTTACCTCGTGTAGTGTTTGCTGCCACGGACCCTAAAACAGGCGCCTGTGGAGGAGTGGTCAATCTCTTTGCTCAGCCAAAACTTAATCATCACACGCTGTGTCAAGGGGGAGTGATGGCGGCGGAGGCAAGCCAGTTATTAAAATCTTTTTTTCATGACAAACGGGGTTAGTCATAGTCCCTATGTCTGATAGCCATTCTCTTCTTCCTTTTGTGCATCTTCGGCTCCATAGCGAGTACTCGATTACCGATGGTATTGTGCGCATCAGCGATATATTAAAGGCGGCGGTGGATGATCAAATGGTGGCCATGGCCATTACGGACAATAATAATTTATTTGGACTCATCAAGTTCTATACGCAGGCTCGAGCAAAGGGCATTAAACCCATTATTGGCTGTGAGATCACTATTCGCTCTGATGAAGAGAATGATCAACCTTTTAAAGTGGTGGTATTAGTTAAAAACCACCAAGGCTACCATACACTCTGCGAGCTCTTAACCCGTTCTTATTTAAACGGCCAAGAGCAGGGTGTGGCCCTCATTGAGCGCTCATGGCTTGAGCAAGAGAGTGAAGGCCTCATTATTTTGTCAGGGGGCGAGAAGGGGGATATTGGTCAGGCCTTATTACAAGGAAACAATACCCTTGCCGCGGAGCGTGTACGGCGTTGGCAAAAATACTTTGGTGATAATTTCTATTTAGAAATTAGCCGAGTAGGGCGATCGCAAGAAAAGCTTTGGGTAGAGCAGACTATTGATTTGGCTATTATATTGGAAGTGGCCCTGGTGGCCACCCAAACGATTCAGTTTTTAATGCCTGAGGATTATAAGGCCCATGAAGCCAGGGTATGCATTGCTGGAGGATATCTGCTAGCAGATCCCAAGCGTCCCAATGAATTTACTCGTGAGCAACACTTTAAAACTCAAGCGCAAATGAACGCATTATTTAGTGATGTTCCCCAAGCACTCATTAACAGTGTTGAAATTGCTAAGCGTTGTAACTTAGAGTTGACCCTTGGGAAACCCAAACTACCAGATTTCCCTGCGCCGCCTGGCATGACTTTAGATGAGTATTTGATCACCCTATCCCAACAAGGTTTAGCCTTGCGATTAGAAAAACTCTATCCAGACGTTGTACTGCGCGATAAAGAATATGCTACCTATCAAGCACGTCTGGAGTTTGAGCTAAATACCATTATCCAAATGGGGTTCTCCGGTTACTTCTTGATTGTGGCTGATTTTATTAATTGGGCAAAAAATAATGGTGTGCCAGTTGGTCCAGGGCGCGGCTCTGGGGCAGGCTCACTAGTGGCCTATTGTTTAAGTATTACCGACTTGGATCCCTTGCGTTATGACCTTCTGTTTGAGCGCTTCTTAAATCCAGAACGGGTTTCTATGCCGGATTTTGATGTGGACTTTTGTCAAGATGGACGAGATCGGGTGATTGAATATGTACGGCATAAGTATGGCCCTCAATGCGTCTCACAAATTGTCACTTTCGGAACCATGGCAGCTAAGGCTGTGATCAGGGATGTGGGCCGAGTATTGGATTTACCCTACGGCTTTGTGGATCAATTGGCCAAATTGATTCCTTTTGAAATTGGTATGACCCTAGAGAAAGCCAAAGTCCAAGAACCACAGTTGTTACAAAGAGCTAAAGAGGAAGAGGAAGTGGCCGAGGTATTAACCTTAGGAGGCATCCTTGAGGGAATTACTCGTAATGTAGGGATGCATGCTGGGGGAGTATTAATTGCTCCAGGCAAACTGACTGACTTCACTCCGCTCTATGCGGCGGAGGGCTCACAGGCTGTGGTCAGTCAGTTTGATAAGGATGATGTGGAAAAAGTCGGTCTGGTTAAATTTGACTTTTTGGGTTTGCGTACCTTAACTATTTTAGATTGGGCAGAGCGCTTTATTCATCTTATAGCAGAGAATGATGAAGAAAAGCATCTTAAGATCGATCAAATTCCTTTAGACGATCCAGCTACCTATCAACTCTTTGGCTCAGGCAACACTACAGCGGTATTTCAGCAGGAATCTAGAACTGCAAAGGACTTAGAAAAACGTCTGCAACCAGATCAGTTTGAGGACATTATTGCCTTGATGGCGCTCAACCGTCCCGGGCCCCTTCAATCAGGTATGGTGGATGACTTTATTAATCGTAAACAAGGTAAGGCTAAGGTGGATTATTTCCATCAACTGCTCGAGCCCGTTCTAACCCCCACCTATGGGGTCATTGTTTACCAAGAGCAGGTGATGCAAATAGCTCAGGTTCTCGCTGGTTATACTCTGGGTGCGGCGGATTTATTACGCCGTGCAATGGGTAAAAAGTTGCCGGAGGAGATGGCAAAACAACGCAGCCAGTTTATTGAAGGAGCCAGTGTTCGGGGTATTTCCATTAAGCTTGCCACACAACTGTTTGACTTAATGGAAAAGTTTGCAGAATACGGTTTTAATAAATCGCACTCTGCTGCCTATGCTTTGATTTCCTATCAGACAGCCTGGTTAAAGGCTCATCATACTGCAGCATTCATGGCGGCAACACTCTCCGGCGACTTGGATGATACGGATAAAGTTTCCGTCTTTGTGGAGGATGCCAAGGCTAATTCCTTGGACATATTGCCGCCTGATGTAAACCATTCTGTCTATCGTTTTATCCCCATCAACAAAAAACAGATACGCTATGGTTTGGGTTCCATCAAGGGGACTGGAGAGTCTGCAGCCATTGAAATTGAACGCGCTAGACATGAGGGAGGGGTCTTCACGAGTCTGCTGGATTTTTGTTTAAGAACTGATAAACGTATAGTGAACCGCCGTGTAGTGGAAGCCTTGGTGAAAGCAGGTGCCTTTGATTTCACCAAGGAGGAGCGCTCTACTTTATCTAAGGCCATTGAACCTGCCTTTGAGCTGGCTGAACAGGCGGCCAACAATAGCCATCAAGGTGCTTTATTTGGCGCGGTGGACGAAAGTGTGATCGTGGACTCCTTAGCTGTAGAAGCGTCCGCCCCTTGGCCTGTCAATCAACAACTGTCTTATGAGAAAGCCGTCTTGGGTTTTTATTTTAGTGCCCATCCCTTTAGCTCTTATCGCCAAGAGCTCTCGCAACTTGTGGATCGTTCACTGAGTGATCTTGTACCCCATAATGAACTTGTTAAAGTGGCTGGAATTGTAGTGAGTACACGTATCCAGCAAACCCGTCGGGGACGCATGGGGATTGTGGTCTTAGATGATGCTTCAGCCCGTGTGGAAGTGACTTTTTTCAATGAGATTTTCGAAGAGGCACGGCCACTTCTTAAGGAAGATCAGGTTCTGATTATCCACGGAAAACCCACTCTTGATGGTTTCACACAGAGTATAAGACTTACCGCTGAATCCGTGTATACCGTCAGCGAGGCAAGGCAACTCTATGCCAAAGAACTCATTATAACAATCACAGAGAGTCAAGACATAGAGTTAATTAAAGTCTTAAGAAGCGAATCTGAGCCAGGTCCTACGCCTGTTTTAGTGCGCTATAACAACCCACTAGCTAGTGCTGAGATCCGTCTCCCATCAATCACCTTATCAGAGACTTGTCTAAGTCACCTAGCACGTCCATTAAATGAAGGGCGCTTAGTGATTCGCTATAAATGACTTATTTGATTTTCATACCAGGCTTAGCGCCACTGTCAGGACTCAAGAGATAAATGGTATTGCCATCGCCAGCAGCCAGCACCATGCCTTGAGATTCACCAAAACGCATTTTTCTGGGGCTCAAATTTGCCACCATCACTGTTAGTCTGCCCACTAATTGTTCACTTTGATATTGACTTTTGATGCCGGCGAAAACCGTACGTTGCTCAAAACCTAAATCCAAAGTTAGTTTTAATAATTTATCGGCCTCAGGGATTGTGACAGCATCAATGATTTTAGCAACCCGTAAATCAATCTTACTAAAGTCATCGATACCAATGGTTTCCGACAAAGGAGGAAAGTGATGATCTTGATTGGTTTTGTCGATTAAACTGCTTTTACTTTCACTTTGTAACTCTTCGATTTGTTTTGTTTCAATGCGAGAAATTAAATGATGGTAAGGCAAAATATCACAGGCATTGATGGCATATTTTTTATCCAAATGCTTCCACATAAGCGGTGAAAGTTTCAGAAAAGTTTCCACCTGCTGAGTGAGTTTTGGCAGTACGGGTTTTAAATAAATACTTAAGCAACGAAACATTTCGAGGCATGAGGTGCAAACTTGATGCAGTAGATTAAGATGTTTTTGATCCTTAGCTAATTCCCAGGGCTTTTGTTGGTCAATGTATTGATTGGCAAGGTCTGCCAAGGCCATAATTTCTCTGATAGCTTTAGCGAATTCACGCTCTTCGAATAATGTCTTAATCGTTAAGGCTTCTGTATAAAAACGATCAATAATGGGCAGTGCTAATTCATCAAAACCAGTGGCTAATTTACCATTAAAGCGTTTGGTGATAAAACCAGATGTACGACTAGCAATATTAATAAACTTACCAACCAGATCACTGTTTACTCGGTTCGTGAAGTCGTCTAAATTCAGATCGATATCGTCCATGGAACTGTTCATTTTGGCGGCAAAATAGTAGCGTAAAGACTCGGGGTTTAAATGTTTTAAATAGCTTTGAGCAGTAATGAAGGAACCACGACTTTTAGACATTTTTTGTCCATTGACCGTGAGAAAACCGTGCACAAATAAGCGCGTGGGAGTGCGCAGATTGGCAGCATAGAGCATGGCCGGCCAAAACAGAGAGTGAAAGTAGAGGATATCTTTACCAATAAAATGATAGAGCTCGGTGGTGGAGTCTGCCTTCCAATAATCCCAAAAGGGCAACCCTTTGGTATCGGCAAATTTTTTAAACGTACCAATATAACCAATGGGAGCATCTAACCACACATAAAAATATTTACCGGGTGCATCGGGGATTTCAAAGCCAAAATAGGGCTTGTCTCGCGAAATATCCCAATCAGTGAGCCCGCTCTTAAACCACTCCTCGAGTTTGTTAGCGGCTTCCTCTGGGATGGTGCCAGAGCGCGTCCATTGTCTGAGAAAGCTCTCGCATTCCTTGAGTTTAAAGAA
This sequence is a window from Ferrovum sp. JA12. Protein-coding genes within it:
- the metG gene encoding methionine--tRNA ligase, yielding MPRTMIVTSALPYANGSIHLGHMVEHIQTDIWVRHQRMNGHTVHYLCADDTHGTPVMLAANQLGISPEQMIEKARQEHMKDFTGFLIDHDLYYSTHTPETEAFAKDIYLTLKQAGLIDVKPIEQLFDPEKEMFLPDRFIKGECPRCHAKDQYGDNCEVCGASYSPTELIQPVSAISGATPIKKTSEHYFFKLKECESFLRQWTRSGTIPEEAANKLEEWFKSGLTDWDISRDKPYFGFEIPDAPGKYFYVWLDAPIGYIGTFKKFADTKGLPFWDYWKADSTTELYHFIGKDILYFHSLFWPAMLYAANLRTPTRLFVHGFLTVNGQKMSKSRGSFITAQSYLKHLNPESLRYYFAAKMNSSMDDIDLNLDDFTNRVNSDLVGKFINIASRTSGFITKRFNGKLATGFDELALPIIDRFYTEALTIKTLFEEREFAKAIREIMALADLANQYIDQQKPWELAKDQKHLNLLHQVCTSCLEMFRCLSIYLKPVLPKLTQQVETFLKLSPLMWKHLDKKYAINACDILPYHHLISRIETKQIEELQSESKSSLIDKTNQDHHFPPLSETIGIDDFSKIDLRVAKIIDAVTIPEADKLLKLTLDLGFEQRTVFAGIKSQYQSEQLVGRLTVMVANLSPRKMRFGESQGMVLAAGDGNTIYLLSPDSGAKPGMKIK
- a CDS encoding class I SAM-dependent methyltransferase, with the translated sequence MYNWFTEGAQDYAAYRPHYPEPVAQYLASLPAQRFVAVDVGCGSGQFTQHLKQYFALTLGLDPSFEQLQEAFKTKGIFYHNARAEQLPLKNQSVDLISAAQAAHWFDLDVFYKEVKRVLKPEAVIALISYGVLEINSSEINQRVKDFYYHDMSSYWPAQRKLVAEGYQTIPFPFNEVKTPYFTMTLQWDLNQLIGYILTWSACKQARLHQHNGLHHFFQELTELWIDPSVQYSISWPVRIRAGRLIE
- the dnaE gene encoding DNA polymerase III subunit alpha, with product MSDSHSLLPFVHLRLHSEYSITDGIVRISDILKAAVDDQMVAMAITDNNNLFGLIKFYTQARAKGIKPIIGCEITIRSDEENDQPFKVVVLVKNHQGYHTLCELLTRSYLNGQEQGVALIERSWLEQESEGLIILSGGEKGDIGQALLQGNNTLAAERVRRWQKYFGDNFYLEISRVGRSQEKLWVEQTIDLAIILEVALVATQTIQFLMPEDYKAHEARVCIAGGYLLADPKRPNEFTREQHFKTQAQMNALFSDVPQALINSVEIAKRCNLELTLGKPKLPDFPAPPGMTLDEYLITLSQQGLALRLEKLYPDVVLRDKEYATYQARLEFELNTIIQMGFSGYFLIVADFINWAKNNGVPVGPGRGSGAGSLVAYCLSITDLDPLRYDLLFERFLNPERVSMPDFDVDFCQDGRDRVIEYVRHKYGPQCVSQIVTFGTMAAKAVIRDVGRVLDLPYGFVDQLAKLIPFEIGMTLEKAKVQEPQLLQRAKEEEEVAEVLTLGGILEGITRNVGMHAGGVLIAPGKLTDFTPLYAAEGSQAVVSQFDKDDVEKVGLVKFDFLGLRTLTILDWAERFIHLIAENDEEKHLKIDQIPLDDPATYQLFGSGNTTAVFQQESRTAKDLEKRLQPDQFEDIIALMALNRPGPLQSGMVDDFINRKQGKAKVDYFHQLLEPVLTPTYGVIVYQEQVMQIAQVLAGYTLGAADLLRRAMGKKLPEEMAKQRSQFIEGASVRGISIKLATQLFDLMEKFAEYGFNKSHSAAYALISYQTAWLKAHHTAAFMAATLSGDLDDTDKVSVFVEDAKANSLDILPPDVNHSVYRFIPINKKQIRYGLGSIKGTGESAAIEIERARHEGGVFTSLLDFCLRTDKRIVNRRVVEALVKAGAFDFTKEERSTLSKAIEPAFELAEQAANNSHQGALFGAVDESVIVDSLAVEASAPWPVNQQLSYEKAVLGFYFSAHPFSSYRQELSQLVDRSLSDLVPHNELVKVAGIVVSTRIQQTRRGRMGIVVLDDASARVEVTFFNEIFEEARPLLKEDQVLIIHGKPTLDGFTQSIRLTAESVYTVSEARQLYAKELIITITESQDIELIKVLRSESEPGPTPVLVRYNNPLASAEIRLPSITLSETCLSHLARPLNEGRLVIRYK
- a CDS encoding acyl-CoA synthetase, producing MYTHGLEKNQANFVPLSPLSFIERSAEIYPQQEAIVYGEMRRTWRETYQRTRALASALIGYGVQQGDTVAALLPNIPAMVEAHFGVPMAGAVLNTINTRLEPETIAFILQHGQAKLLFLDHEYANTVTEALEIAQQKYGFASEKLIIIDVADNAFTGDKRGLGAVEYEDFLALGDPQFDWQLPGDEWDAICLNYTSGTTGNPKGVVYHHRGAALNAVSNILEWDMPKHPIYLWTLPMFHCNGWCFPWTLAARAGVNVCLRRIEASEILRLMKTEKVTHYCAAPIVHSMLINADSRLKEELPNYIKAMVAGAAPPASMIEGMEAMGIDLTHVYGLTETYGPAAVCVKHQHWQSLPVGERAAKNARQGVRYHLQEAIQVLDPVTLIAVPHDGETMGEIMFRGNITMKGYLKNQQVTQASFAGGWFHTGDLAVVNPDGYVKIKDRSKDIIISGGENISSIEIEDVLYRHPAVLAAAVVAKPDQKWGEVPCAFVEVKAGVGISPEELMHHCRQHLAGFKVPKTIIFDIIPKTSTGKIQKYELRKKIGSQQAIDV
- a CDS encoding helix-turn-helix domain-containing transcriptional regulator: MIPQTLKISVSGIVEKVAIKIQKMTKTFGGVETVAGTAHLSTTQLYRTLSPEGNPVLSSLSAILKAMGLRLAVQSDQTPQAHA
- the tadA gene encoding tRNA adenosine(34) deaminase TadA — encoded protein: MTEHGTTQDMFFMNHALYQARLAKEQGEVPVGAVLVRDNTIITQGYNQPIAFHDPSAHAEIQVLRQGGALLKNYRLIDCTLYVTLEPCSMCAGAILQARLPRVVFAATDPKTGACGGVVNLFAQPKLNHHTLCQGGVMAAEASQLLKSFFHDKRG